The bacterium DNA segment TCTTAAGGATAAGTATAATAAAGATATTAATGATTTAACTCCTGAGGTACTTAAAAATCTGGATTTTCTCGGCGTTGATTATCTTATACCTATTGGAGGAGATGATACTTTAAGTTATGCTGTAAGGCTATATCAGGAGGGTGTAAAGGTTATTGCAATACCCAAGACTATGGATAATGATGTTCCCGGAACAGATTATTGTATCGGGTTTTCAACCTGCGTTACACGTACAATTAATATGACAAATGCACTCAGGACATCAGCAGGGTCACATGAGAGGTTTTTAGTACTTGAAGTTTTCGGAAGGTATGCCGGATTTACGGCAATGCTGCCAACAATGGCAGGAGCTGCAAACAGATGTGTAATTCCTGAGTATAAGTTTAATGTCGAACTATTAACTCAGCTTTTAGCTGAAGACAGGTTTCGTAATCCAAGCAGATATTCTGTTGTACTTGTATCTGAAGGGGCCATGTTTAAAGGCGGAGAGATGGTTTTTGAAGACACAGAGAAGGATGCATACGGCCATGCAAAATTAGGCGGGATAGGTGATCTCCTCTCACGCGAGCTGAAGCAAATTTCTCCCAAATACAACAATGGAAGGCCGATAAATATTATTTATCAGAAGCTCGGTTATCTGGTAAGGACAGGAGATCCGGATGCACTTGATTCCATAGTTCCTATGGCATACGGTAATCTTGCCCTTGATCTTGTTCTTGATGAAATTCACGGCAGACTTGTAGTGCTGAAAAACGGCCGTTATGATAATATGCCTATTGAGGTTATTACAAGCAAGAAGAAGATTGTTAATGTGAAACGTTTTTATAATACGGAAAGATTAAGGCCATATTATAAGAGTTTTGAAATGAAGCCACTTCTTATTATGACAAGTGAGTCTGATTTTTAATTGATCAACGTTAAAGATCAGGATAGTAATCAATTGCATCAGAGACACAGATAGTGCTCTTATTAAGAGTCCTGTTTAATAACCAAATAAACGGAGGTATTGAATGAAGATGGAATTCAAACCCTATGTTCCCGCAAAAACTGCTATGACTGAGTTTACTTTCAGAGCAGTTCTTCTCGGTGTAATTCTTGCGGTTATTCTCGGTGCTGCAAATACTTACCTGGGAATGAAAGCAGGTATGACAGTTGCAGCAACATTCCCTGCTGCTGTTATTGCAATGGCAGTAATGAGAGCCTTTAAGGGAACTATACTTGAAGAAAATATTGCCAGAACAACAGGAGCTGTGGGTGAAGCTCTTGCAGCAGGTGCGGTTTTTGTAATTCCCGCATTTATTATGTCAGGAGTCTGGACCAGTTTTGATTATGTACAGTCAACTCTCCTGATGCTTGTCGGCGGTATTCTTGGTGTGCTTTTTGTGATTATTCTTCGTAAGACTATGGTGGAAGACCAGTCTTTGCCTTATCCTGAGAGCCGTGCATGCGCAGAGATAGTAAAAGCAGGCCAGGGCGGAGCAACCGGAGCAGGCCTTGTTTTCGGTACAA contains these protein-coding regions:
- a CDS encoding 6-phosphofructokinase; translated protein: MVHVRKKKGVIGILTGGGDVPGLNPAIRAITIRALREGYKVIGLRRGWAGVMEMSREKDADNSDNFEYLTEEIVNKKGRSGGTYLHSSRTKPSNVKKEDVPVHLKDKYNKDINDLTPEVLKNLDFLGVDYLIPIGGDDTLSYAVRLYQEGVKVIAIPKTMDNDVPGTDYCIGFSTCVTRTINMTNALRTSAGSHERFLVLEVFGRYAGFTAMLPTMAGAANRCVIPEYKFNVELLTQLLAEDRFRNPSRYSVVLVSEGAMFKGGEMVFEDTEKDAYGHAKLGGIGDLLSRELKQISPKYNNGRPINIIYQKLGYLVRTGDPDALDSIVPMAYGNLALDLVLDEIHGRLVVLKNGRYDNMPIEVITSKKKIVNVKRFYNTERLRPYYKSFEMKPLLIMTSESDF